Within Nocardia terpenica, the genomic segment CCGCTCAACAATGTCAACCACTATGCCGCCGTGATGGGCAAGCTGGCCGCGCTGCCCGCGCACGCGAAGGTACTCACCGGCGGAAATCGGGTGGGGGACAAGGGTTTCTTCGTCGCGCCGACCGTCGTCGCCGATGTGCGCCAGGACGATCCGATCGTGCAGGAGGAGACCTTCGGCCCGGTGCTGACCGTGCAGTCGTTCCGCGACGAGGCCGAGGCGATCGAGCTGGCCAACGGCGTGCGCTACGGCCTGGCCGCCAGCGTCTGGACCCGCGATCACGGCACGGTCGAAAGGCTCACCCGGGCACTGGATTTCGGCGCGGTATGGGTGAACTGTCACATCCCGCTGGTGGCGGAGATGCCGCACGGCGGATTCAAGTTCTCCGGGTACGGCAAGGATCTGTCGGCCTACAGCGTGGAGGAATACACGCGCGTCAAGCATGTGATGAGCACGCACGACTAGGCCGCACGGGTGACGACGACGGTCGACGAACAGGGGTTCGTCGACAAGGGTTTGGCCGCGGGTAAGGTCGGCACGTTCGCCGGTGCGGTACTGGGGATTTCGACGGTCGCGCCCGGGTACACGCTGACCGCGAGCATCGGGTTGATGGTGGCGGCGGTCGGGTTGAAGATGCCCGCCATCATTCTCGCCGGATTCGTGCCGATGTTCCTCACCGCGTACGCGTATCGGGAACTGAATTCCCGGATTCCGGACTGTGGGGCCTCGTTCACGTGGTCGGCCAAGGCATTCGGGCCGTACGTGGGGTGGATGTGCGGGTGGGGCATGGTCATGGCGACCACGATCGTGCTGTCGAATCTGGCCTCGATCGGCGTGGAGTTCGCATATCTGTTCCTGGCCAAGGTGTTCGATCAACCCGGCCTCGCGGAACTGGCGGACAACAAGGCCGTGAACATCGTGAGCACGCTGGTGTTCATCGCCGTGGCGACGGCGGTATCCAGCCGCGGCATCACCACCAGTCAGCGGGTGCAGTACGTGCTGGTCGGGTTCCAGATGGTGGTGCTGATCGGCTTCGCGGTGACCGCGCTGATTCGCGTCGGGGCCGGAAACGCCCCGGCCGGACTGCATTTCGAGCCGGGCTGGTTCAATCCGTTCACCGGGCTGACGCTGAGCGCGTTCGCGATCGGCGTCACCGGATCCATCTTCGCCTTCTGGGGCTGGGACACCTGCCTGACCCTGGGGGAGGAGTCCAGGGATCCGAATCGGGTGCCGGGGCGGGCCGGGCTGCTGTGTGTGCTGTCGATCCTGCTCACCTATCTGCTCGTCGCGGTCGCGGTGATGATGTACGCCGGGACCGGGACCGACGGGCTGGGGCTGGGCAATGGGGCCAACGCCGCCAACGTTTTCGGGGCGCTCGCCGATCCGGTGCTCGGGTCGTGGGGCGGGCCGGTGTTGATGCTGGCGGTGCTGGCGTCGTCGGCGGCGAGCTTGCAGACGACCTTCCTGCCCGGGGCGCGCACCATGCTGGCGATGGGGGTGTACGGGGCGTTCCCGAAGCGGTTCGCCGAGGTGCATCCGCGGTTTCTGGTGCCGTCCTACAGCACGGTGGTCGCGGGCGTGGTGACCGGTGGCTTCTATACGGTCGTGACGCTGCTGTCGGAGCACACGCTGATGGATACCGTTGCGGCACTGGGCATCATGATCTGCTGGTACTACGGGATCACGGCGTTCGCGTGCGTGTGGTACTTCCGGCGGGAGCTGTTGTCGAGCGCTCGGAACCTGGTGTTCAAGGGGGTGTTCCCGCTGCTGGGCGGGGTCATGCTGCTGGCGGTGTTCGTGGTGTCGGTGCGGGAGAGCATGAATCCGGCCAACGGGTCGGGGGCGTCGATCGGCGGCATCGGGCTGGTGTTCTTCATGGGCTTCGGGATGCTGGTGCTGGGGGCCGTGCTGATGCTGGTGATGTGCTGGCGTGCCCCGGAGTACTTCCGCGGCCGGATGCCGGAGCGGGCGGCGATGGTCGTGGCGGAGACCGGGTAGCCGGGTCGCGCACTGGACGAAATGTCGTGGCCGCCGGGTCCGCGATGGCCGGATCGGCGCTGGTCCGCGCGCTGTCGGCGGCGAAAACTATGGGTAGCTGTTCAATTCGACGGGAGTATTTTCGATGACCGAGATCGCCTACCGGTTGCCGCAGCGGCGGCAACTGGTCACCGCCCTGCCCGGGCCGCGTTCGCAGGCGCTGGCCGCGCGCCGGAAGGCGGCGGTGGCCGCGGGGGTGGGCTCGTCGGTACCGGTGTACGCGGCCGACGCGGACGGCGGCGTGATCGTCGATGTGGACGGCAATGCGCTGATCGACCTGGGGTCGGGCATCGCGGTGACCGGTGTCGGGGCATCGAATCCGGCGGTGGCGGCGGCGGTGGCCGAGCAGGCGGCACGCTTCACGCACACGTGCTTCATGGTCACCCCGTACGAGGGATACGTGCGGGTGGCCGAGGAGTTGGCGGCGCTGACGCCCGGTGCGCACGCCAAGCGCAGCGTGCTGTTCAACTCCGGTGCGGAGGCGGTGGAGAACGCCGTCAAGATCGCGCGGCTGGCCACCGGGCGCAGCGCGGTCGTCGCGTTCGACCACGCCTATCACGGGCGCACCAATCTGACCATGGCGTTGACCGCGAAATCCATGCCGTACAAGGCGAATTTCGGTCCGTTCGCGCCGGAGATCTACCGGATGCCGATGTCGTATCCCTTCCGCGACGAACCGGGGCTGACCGGGGAACAGGCGGCGCGGCGGGCGATCTCGCGGATCGAGACGCAGCTCGGGGCGCAGACGGTGGCGGCGCTCGTGATCGAGCCGATTCAGGGTGAGGGCGGATTCGTCGTCCCCGCACCGGGATTCCTGGCGACGCTGTCGGAATGGGCTGCGGCGCAGGGGATCGTCTTCATCGCCGACGAGGTGCAGACCGGATTCGCGCGCACCGGTGCGTGGTTCGCGTGCGAGCACGAGGGCGTGGTGCCCGACCTGATCACGCTGGCCAAGGGTATCGCCGGTGGCATGCCGCTGGCCGCGGTCACCGGCCGCGCCGACCTGCTCGACGCGGTCCATCCGGGCGGCCTCGGCGGCACCTACGGCAGCAACCCGGTCGCCTGCGCCGCCGCCCTGGCGACCATCGACCAGATGCGCGAGCTGGACCTGTGCGGGCGGGCGCGTGCCATCGAGGCCGCGGTCCTGCCCCGCCTGCGGGACCTGGCCGCGGAGACGGGCGTGATCGGCGATGTGCGCGGGCGGGGGGCGATGCTGGCGATCGAACTGGTGCGAGAGGGGGGTGAGCCGGACGCGGATTTGGCCAAAGCGGTTGCCGCGGAGGCATTCTCGCGGGGTGTTGTGCTGCTGACGTGCGGGTCGTTCGGGAATGTGATTCGGCTGCTGCCGCCGTTGGTCATCGGGGATGACTTGCTGGCGGAGGGGATTGACGTGCTCGGGGAGTCGTTGCGGGCGGCTGTGGGGTGAGGGGATCCCGGCCAAAAGCATGCCGGGATCAAAGATGTCGGGCGTGCCGGGATGGAGATGTCGGGCGGCCAACCCCCCTGATCCCGGCGTGCTTTTGGCCGGGATCTCCACGTGACCAGTGAATTGGATTGAGGAGCAATGATTATGGCCGATTGTGCCGAGGTACTGGGGCGGATTCCGACCAGGCTGTGGATCGGTGGGGAGCAGGCGGGCGCGAAGGGTGGGCGGACGTTCGAGGTGTGCGATCCGGCTACCGGGGCGGTGCTGGCCGAGGTGGCGGATGCGGGGGCCGAAGACGGGGAGCGGGCATTGGCCGCGGCCGCCGCGGCGCAGGCCGGGTGGGCGGCGACGCCTGCTCGGGAGCGGGCCGAAATACTGCGGCGGGCTTGGGAATTGGTGATGGCGCGGCGCGACGAGTTCGCGCTGGTGATGACCATGGAGATGGGTAAGCCGCTGGCGGAATCGCAGGGGGAGGTCACCTACGGCGGCGAGTTCCTGCGGTGGTTCGCCGAGGAGGCCGTGCGGATCAACGGGCGCTATACGCGGTCGCCGTCGGGGACCGGGCGGATCCTGGTGACCAAGCAGCCGGTGGGGCCGACGCTGGCCATCACGCCGTGGAACTTCCCGCTGGCCATGGGAACTCGCAAGATCGCGCCCGCCTTCGCCGCGGGCTGCACCATGGTGGTGAAGCCCGCCGCCGAGACACCGCTGACCATGCTGCTGCTCGGGCAGGTCTTCGCCGACGCCGGGTTGCCGCCGGGCGTGCTGTCCATCCTGCCGACCTCGCGCGCGGCCGAGCTGACCGATCCGATGTTCGCCGACGCGCGGCTGCGCAAGGTCACCTTCACCGGATCGACGGGTGTCGGGAAACTGCTTGTGGCACAGTCGGCCTCGCGGGTGCTGCGCACCTCCATGGAGCTCGGCGGCAATGCGCCGTTCGTGGTGTTCGACGACGCCGACCTCGATGCCGCCGTGGACGGCGCCATCCTGGCCAAGATGCGCAATATCGGCGAGGCGTGCACGGCGGCCAACCGATTCCACGTCGACAATGCCGTGCGCGCCGAGTTCACCGCCCGGCTGACCGACCGGATGAAGGCGCTGAAGATCGGCCCCGGCTACCTGGAGGGTTCCCAGGTCGGCCCGCTCATCAGCGAGAAGCAGCGCGCCACCGTCGCCGACCTGGTGGCCGACGCGGTCGCCAAGGGCGCGGTCGTCACCACCGGCGGCACCCCCCTGCTCGGCGAGGGCTACTTCTTCGAGCCGACCGTCCTCGCCGACGTCCCCGCCGACGCCCGAATCCTGCGCGAGGAGGTCTTCGGCCCCGTCGCCGCCATCACCGGCTTCGACGGCGAACAGGCAGGCATCGCCGCCGCCAACGACACCGAATACGGTTTGGCCGCATACATCTACACCACCAACCTGGACCGCGCCCTCCGCGTCGCCGACTCCCTGGAATCCGGCATGGTAGGCATCAACCGCGGCATCATCTCCGACGTAGCCGCCCCCTTCGGCGGAGTCAAAGAATCCGGCCTCGGCCGCGAAGCAGGCACCGAGGGCATAGCGGAGTACCTGGAAACGAAGTACATCGCCTTGCCCTAGCCGCCTCGAGCTATGTTTGACGACGAGCCGTCCGCAAGGAGTGATATCCGTGACTGTCGCCGCGATGCACCCACGCCCGGGCAATCTGCGGGCTGCGGCCGAGCAGATCGAACGTGCCACGGGCTTGCGTGTCGAGATATTGGGAGGCCATCTCGTGATGTCACCGACGCCGCGTGGCAAACACGCGGGGACGGTCAGGCGTTTGCGCAGGCAGATCGAGGCGGCCATACCGGCTGGCCTGGCGCCCTACGAGGTTTCGTCGGTAGCCATGCCTGGCGATGCGGACGACTACTGCACACCGGATCTCGTGATCCTTCCGGATTCCTGGGACCAGGACGACGAATGGCTGGCGGATCCGGGGGACGTCGAGCTGGCTGTCGAGGTGATCTCGAAGAGCGAGAAGGCAAAGGAAATAACCGATAAGAACGGCTGGTACAGCGTGGCGGGTGTGCGCATGCTACTGGTCGTCGACCCGCGATTCGGGCGTTGGACCCTCTACACCCACCCCAGGGACGGTGTCTACCACGGCCGCCTCGA encodes:
- a CDS encoding APC family permease; translation: MTTTVDEQGFVDKGLAAGKVGTFAGAVLGISTVAPGYTLTASIGLMVAAVGLKMPAIILAGFVPMFLTAYAYRELNSRIPDCGASFTWSAKAFGPYVGWMCGWGMVMATTIVLSNLASIGVEFAYLFLAKVFDQPGLAELADNKAVNIVSTLVFIAVATAVSSRGITTSQRVQYVLVGFQMVVLIGFAVTALIRVGAGNAPAGLHFEPGWFNPFTGLTLSAFAIGVTGSIFAFWGWDTCLTLGEESRDPNRVPGRAGLLCVLSILLTYLLVAVAVMMYAGTGTDGLGLGNGANAANVFGALADPVLGSWGGPVLMLAVLASSAASLQTTFLPGARTMLAMGVYGAFPKRFAEVHPRFLVPSYSTVVAGVVTGGFYTVVTLLSEHTLMDTVAALGIMICWYYGITAFACVWYFRRELLSSARNLVFKGVFPLLGGVMLLAVFVVSVRESMNPANGSGASIGGIGLVFFMGFGMLVLGAVLMLVMCWRAPEYFRGRMPERAAMVVAETG
- the gabT gene encoding 4-aminobutyrate--2-oxoglutarate transaminase encodes the protein MTEIAYRLPQRRQLVTALPGPRSQALAARRKAAVAAGVGSSVPVYAADADGGVIVDVDGNALIDLGSGIAVTGVGASNPAVAAAVAEQAARFTHTCFMVTPYEGYVRVAEELAALTPGAHAKRSVLFNSGAEAVENAVKIARLATGRSAVVAFDHAYHGRTNLTMALTAKSMPYKANFGPFAPEIYRMPMSYPFRDEPGLTGEQAARRAISRIETQLGAQTVAALVIEPIQGEGGFVVPAPGFLATLSEWAAAQGIVFIADEVQTGFARTGAWFACEHEGVVPDLITLAKGIAGGMPLAAVTGRADLLDAVHPGGLGGTYGSNPVACAAALATIDQMRELDLCGRARAIEAAVLPRLRDLAAETGVIGDVRGRGAMLAIELVREGGEPDADLAKAVAAEAFSRGVVLLTCGSFGNVIRLLPPLVIGDDLLAEGIDVLGESLRAAVG
- a CDS encoding NAD-dependent succinate-semialdehyde dehydrogenase, with protein sequence MADCAEVLGRIPTRLWIGGEQAGAKGGRTFEVCDPATGAVLAEVADAGAEDGERALAAAAAAQAGWAATPARERAEILRRAWELVMARRDEFALVMTMEMGKPLAESQGEVTYGGEFLRWFAEEAVRINGRYTRSPSGTGRILVTKQPVGPTLAITPWNFPLAMGTRKIAPAFAAGCTMVVKPAAETPLTMLLLGQVFADAGLPPGVLSILPTSRAAELTDPMFADARLRKVTFTGSTGVGKLLVAQSASRVLRTSMELGGNAPFVVFDDADLDAAVDGAILAKMRNIGEACTAANRFHVDNAVRAEFTARLTDRMKALKIGPGYLEGSQVGPLISEKQRATVADLVADAVAKGAVVTTGGTPLLGEGYFFEPTVLADVPADARILREEVFGPVAAITGFDGEQAGIAAANDTEYGLAAYIYTTNLDRALRVADSLESGMVGINRGIISDVAAPFGGVKESGLGREAGTEGIAEYLETKYIALP
- a CDS encoding Uma2 family endonuclease; translation: MTVAAMHPRPGNLRAAAEQIERATGLRVEILGGHLVMSPTPRGKHAGTVRRLRRQIEAAIPAGLAPYEVSSVAMPGDADDYCTPDLVILPDSWDQDDEWLADPGDVELAVEVISKSEKAKEITDKNGWYSVAGVRMLLVVDPRFGRWTLYTHPRDGVYHGRLDGDYGDPIPLPEPFALNLDSGCLPRYGDG